The genomic window AAACTACGAATCAGAATTCAATCTGGTCTTTGAGGCCTTCTACTGTGGCATTGCCGATACCGCTTACCCGGGTAAGGTCGTCAGCGCTGGTAAACTCTCCGTTGGTTTCACGCTCCTGAATGATGGCTTCAGCGCGGGAAGGTCCGATGCCGGGAAGTTCTTCCAGCAGGGCCGCATCGGCGGTGTTGATATTGATCGGGGCAACCTGCTGTGCCAGCAGGGGCGAAGACAGGCCCAGGCACGTGGTGATCAAAAGTGCTGCCAGCCATCCTTTTGTGGTGATTTTCATCGTCTTTCTCCTTTGCGATGTTAGATCTTTTGGTGTGGGGCGTGCCGAGCCTTCTGGCTTGCCACTCTTCTAAATTAGCTAAAGTTATTATAATTGCTGTAAGACATCGGCTTGCCTGTTTGTAAGAGATCTCGCAATTTTTTGTCATGCAGGGATTACGCTGACCATCAGACTGATATACTCCAGACTTTTATTGACGGGTAAATGGAGCGCTTCTGTGGCAGTCAACTCTCCTCTTATTATTGCCTTGGATTATCCTTCACTGGATGCGGCCCTGTGCATGGCTGATCAGCTCGACCCGGCTCAGTGCCGTGTCAAGGTAGGCAAAGAGCTGTTTACCCGCAGCGGGCCCGCTGTGTTGGAAGCCTTGCATGGCCGGGGCTTTGAGGTATTTCTGGATCTGAAATTTCACGATATTCCCAACACCGTGGCAGGCGCCGTTCAGGCGGCGGCCGAGCAGGGTGTGTGGATGGTCAATGTGCATGCCAGCGGTGGGCGCAGGATGATGGAGGCCGCCGTTGAGCGTTTGCAGTCGCACCGCCTGAGCACGCATTTGATTGCGGTCACCGTGCTGACTAGCCTGAGCGCTGAGGAACTGCATGAAACGGGCGTATCAGCGTCACCGGGTGAGCAGGTGGAGCATCTGGCGCGCCTGGCTCAACAGAGTGGTTTGCATGGGGTTGTCTGTTCGGCGCAGGAATCGGCGGCTATCCGGCAATCTTGTGGCGATGATTTTCTGAAAGTGACACCGGGCATCCGTCCTGCTTTTGCCGCAGTAGATGATCAGCAGCGTATCATGACGCCAGCGGCGGCCATGCAGGCGGGCAGCACGCATCTGGTGGTGGGCAGGCCGGTCACCCAGGCTGAAGACCCCATGACAGCGCTGGCAGCGATTGTGGCGGAATTATCCTGAATGTCTACTGGGTAGCAAGCCAGGCTGTCGGTTATTCGCCTTCTACGCCGGTAACGGGTTCGATGGTGCCCCAGTGGCGGCAGCTGGGGCATTGCCACTCTAAGGTATCACAGCTGAAACCGCAGTGACCGCAGCGGTGGCGTGTACGGTTCTTGAGCAAGGCGCGGGTATGGTGTTTGAGCAGTAGCAGGCGCTTATCCGGCTGTGTGCGGCCATCCAACTGCTGGCTTTCGATGTAAAGATCAATCAGGTGATCCAGGCCGCCCAGGCTTGGGGCCCTGGCGAGTAAGTCCCCGGTGATCCTGATCGCTTCCTCGACATCGTCCTGCTGACGTATCTGTTCGCTTAATCGAATGATCACACTGGTGAGGGGCGCTTGCTCAACCAGTGACGATAGATGCTGCCTGTAGCCGCCTATGTCATTGCCAAGCCAGTAGGCACGCTCAAGGGTCGGCAACATGCTGGGGATATGCGCAGGGGCGTGTTGTGCGAGTGCCTCCAGATGAGCGATGGCAGGGTGGTGGTGGC from Halomonas sp. CH40 includes these protein-coding regions:
- a CDS encoding ComEA family DNA-binding protein gives rise to the protein MKITTKGWLAALLITTCLGLSSPLLAQQVAPININTADAALLEELPGIGPSRAEAIIQERETNGEFTSADDLTRVSGIGNATVEGLKDQIEF
- the pyrF gene encoding orotidine-5'-phosphate decarboxylase; its protein translation is MAVNSPLIIALDYPSLDAALCMADQLDPAQCRVKVGKELFTRSGPAVLEALHGRGFEVFLDLKFHDIPNTVAGAVQAAAEQGVWMVNVHASGGRRMMEAAVERLQSHRLSTHLIAVTVLTSLSAEELHETGVSASPGEQVEHLARLAQQSGLHGVVCSAQESAAIRQSCGDDFLKVTPGIRPAFAAVDDQQRIMTPAAAMQAGSTHLVVGRPVTQAEDPMTALAAIVAELS